The genomic stretch GGGATCTCCACGGGAGTCCTCCTTGGTAGGGGTGCGGTCAGGGGACGATCGCGACGCGGGCGACCGAGCGGCTCTCGCCGGCCTTGAGCGCGTCGGTGATGTTGGCGAGCGGGTAGGACCGGTCGGAGAGCGCGTCGAACGGGTGCTGGTGCTGGCGGCGGGCGAGGAACGCGACGGCCTTGTGCAGGTACCAGGGGTGGTAGCGGAGCACCCCGTGGATCTGCACGCTCTTGCGGGTGACGATCCCGGGGATCATGATCACCTCCGCGGCGGCGTTGAGGTTGCCCACCGAGGCGATCCGCCCGCCCACCCGGGCCAGCTCGACCGCCTCGACGAAGGCCGCCGGCACGCCGGTGACCTCCAGGACCATGTCGGCCCCGATGCCGCCGGTGAGATCCTGCACCGCGGCGACGCGGTCCTTGGGCTCGGGGTGGTCGCTGAGGTCGACGGTGTCGGTGGCGCCGAAGCGGCGGGCCAGCTCCAGCCGCTCGGCCACCCCGTCGATCACGACGACGCGGGCGCCGCGCTCGGCGGCGATGGCCGCGGCGTAGAGGCCGAGCCCGCCCGCGCCCTGGACGGCGAGGGTCTCGCCGGCCTCGATGCCGACCTGGTCGAGGACGAAGAGCATCTGCGCCAGGCCGCAGTTGGCGCCGGCCACCGTGGCGTCGTCAACCTCGTCTGGGACCTTGTAGAAGTATTGGCCGGGGTGCAAGTAGTAGTGGGTAGCGAAGCCGGAGCGGAAGTGCGGGGCGACGTCGGGCGGGATGATCCACTCGGCGAGCCCGTTCAGGCACAGGTTGAACTCCGCGCGCAGGCAGGGCGGGCATCGGTGGCAAGTCAGGTAGTAGACCGGCACCACCCGGTCGCCGACGGCGACGGGCTCGCCGGCGAAGTCGGTGGTGACCCCGTCGCCGAGGGCGACGATCTCGCCGACGAACTCGTGGCCGAGGCCGCTGTTGCGCAGCGCCACGCTCTCGTAGTGCCACTGGTGGACGTCGGTGCCGCAAACGTTGGCGCGGCGCACGGCGAGCAGCGCGGCGCCGGGGGCGGGCTCGGGCAGCGGGAAGGTCTTCACCTCGACCGTCGATGGACCTACGAGCGCCGCGATCTGGCCTGTCGGCATGTGCCTCTCCCCTGCCGCTGGACGTGTGCGGTCCATGTAACGGAAGGAATCCCGGGTCGGCGTGTACGAGATTGCGACAGTGCGCGTGGCCCTGTCGCAAAGTGGGACGACGACCCGGCGCCGGTTCCGGCCACTGTGTGCTGACACTCATGGCCGGCTGGAAGGACGACGCGATGTCCCTGGGTTTCGCCCGCAAGATGTGGGCGCTCGACTGCCCCACCCTGACGGTGGAGGCCAACACGCTGATGTACGGCCTCAGCGGGATGATGACGATCCCGATGCCGTCGTTCCTGATCGAGCACCCGAAGGGGCTCGTGCTGTTCGACACCGGCATCGCGCCCGAGGCGATCGTCGACCCGGTCGGGGTGTACGGCCAGGAGCTGGCCGACGGCCTCGGGATCAGCGGCACGCCCGACCAGGCGGTGGACAAGCAGATCGAGGCCCTGGGTTACAAGCTGACCGACGTCACCCACGTCGTCGCCTCGCACTTCCACTTCGACCACGCCGGGGGCACGCACCTGTTCCCCCACGCGAAGCACTACATCGGCCAGGGCGAGCTGATGTTCGCCCGCTACCCCTCGCCGATCTCCGCGTTCTGCTACATGCCCGACCAGATCGAGCGGACCCGCAACTTCGACTGGCGGGAGCTGCCCGGCATCGACATGGACCTGTTCGGCGACGGCAGCATCGTGCTGCTGTCGATGCCGGGGCACACGCCGGGCGAGCTGAGCGTGAAGGTGCGGCTCGCCTCGCGGACGTTTCTGCTCACCGGCGACGCCGTGCACCTGCGGGCCGCGCTGGAGCAGGAGTACCACTTCCCGATCGACTGGGACACCCGCGTGGCGCTGCAGACGCTCCAGCGGATCAAGCGGATCCAGGAGGCGGAGGACGCCACCGTGTGGATCACCCACGATCCCGACGACTGGGCCGACCTCAAGCACGCGCCCTACTGCCACGAGTGATGGCAATTCTCGTCGACTACCGGTGTCGCTCGTGCGACAGCCGTGAAGAGCGGTGGGCGCCGAGCCCACCGCCGGCCAGCACGACATGCGGCAGCTGTGGTGCGGAGAGCCGCCGGGAGTGGGCGGCGATCGGCTTGTCCGGCAGGGCCACAGCGCGGGAAGACTCCACGTCGCCGTCCACAGCCAGTCGCCAACGCAGCATGTGCGCCCAATACCCGCAGGTTCCGGGACTGTGTCACATGTCAGAAAGCGCCGGCCGGATGTGGGTGGCGAAGTATCTCAAGGACGACCGCGCGATTGACCGTGAGTCGGAGCGACAGGAGAGACAGGCCGCCATAAAGGCGCCCGAAATGTCGGATGCAATCACGCACCACCATCACGTAGGCCCGTCCCTGGCAACATATCCGTCCACGAGCGCGGCAGTCGAGAAGTGAACGGCCGTTGAAGCGGAGCGAGGCGGGGATCGAGCCGCTCTCGACGGGGCGCCTTCATGGACGAGGTCATCCAGCCGCGTCAACCCCGAGGCTACGCTGTACTCGACGTGCATAGAGGAGCGCCATCGTGCTGATCGGAGTGCCTGGCGAGAGCCGTGCGCGGGAGACGCGGGTCGCGGCCACGCCGGCCGCGGTGACCCGGCTCGTCGCCCTGGGCTACGAGGTGCTGGTCGAGTCGGGTGCGGGCGCGGGGAGCAGCTTTCCCGACGAGGCCTACGTCGAGGCGGGTGCGCGCATCGGCACCCGCGGCCAGGCGTGGGCTGCCGAGGTGGTGCTGCACGTGAACGCGCCCTCGGAGGCGGAGATCGGGCTGCTGCGCGACGGCGCGACGCTGGTCAGCCTGATCGGCCCGGCGCTGAACCCGGAGCTGGTGGCCGCGCTGGCGGCGCGGCCGATCACGGTGCTGGCGATGGACGCGGTGCCGCGGATCAGCCGGGCGCAGTCGCTGGACGTGCTCTCGTCGATGGCGAACATCGCCGGCTATCGGGCGGTGGTGGAGGCCGCGCACGCGTTCGGCCGGTTCTTCACCGGGCAGGTGACCGCGGCGGGCAAGGTGCCGCCGGCAAAGGTGCTGGTGGCCGGGGCCGGGGTGGCCGGGCTGGCGGCGATCGGCGCGGCGTCCAGCCTGGGGGCGATCGTGCGGGCGACCGACGTGCGGCCCGAGGTGGCCGACCAGATCCGCTCGCTGGGCGGGGAGTACGTCGGGGTGCCCGACGCCGAGCAGCAGGTCAGCGGCACCGGCTACGCGAGCGAGATGTCGGAGGACTACCACCGGCGCGCGGCGGCGATGTACGCCGAGCAGGCCGCCGACGTCGACATCGTGATCACCACCGCGCTGATCCCGGGCAAGCCGGCGCCGCGGCTGCTCACCGAGCAGATGGTGGCCAGCATGAAGTCGGGATCGGTGATCGTCGACATGGCCGCCGCGCAGGGCGGCAACGTCGCCGGCTCGGTGCCC from Blastococcus sp. PRF04-17 encodes the following:
- a CDS encoding zinc-binding dehydrogenase, which produces MPTGQIAALVGPSTVEVKTFPLPEPAPGAALLAVRRANVCGTDVHQWHYESVALRNSGLGHEFVGEIVALGDGVTTDFAGEPVAVGDRVVPVYYLTCHRCPPCLRAEFNLCLNGLAEWIIPPDVAPHFRSGFATHYYLHPGQYFYKVPDEVDDATVAGANCGLAQMLFVLDQVGIEAGETLAVQGAGGLGLYAAAIAAERGARVVVIDGVAERLELARRFGATDTVDLSDHPEPKDRVAAVQDLTGGIGADMVLEVTGVPAAFVEAVELARVGGRIASVGNLNAAAEVIMIPGIVTRKSVQIHGVLRYHPWYLHKAVAFLARRQHQHPFDALSDRSYPLANITDALKAGESRSVARVAIVP
- a CDS encoding N-acyl homoserine lactonase family protein, with the protein product MAGWKDDAMSLGFARKMWALDCPTLTVEANTLMYGLSGMMTIPMPSFLIEHPKGLVLFDTGIAPEAIVDPVGVYGQELADGLGISGTPDQAVDKQIEALGYKLTDVTHVVASHFHFDHAGGTHLFPHAKHYIGQGELMFARYPSPISAFCYMPDQIERTRNFDWRELPGIDMDLFGDGSIVLLSMPGHTPGELSVKVRLASRTFLLTGDAVHLRAALEQEYHFPIDWDTRVALQTLQRIKRIQEAEDATVWITHDPDDWADLKHAPYCHE
- a CDS encoding Re/Si-specific NAD(P)(+) transhydrogenase subunit alpha, with protein sequence MLIGVPGESRARETRVAATPAAVTRLVALGYEVLVESGAGAGSSFPDEAYVEAGARIGTRGQAWAAEVVLHVNAPSEAEIGLLRDGATLVSLIGPALNPELVAALAARPITVLAMDAVPRISRAQSLDVLSSMANIAGYRAVVEAAHAFGRFFTGQVTAAGKVPPAKVLVAGAGVAGLAAIGAASSLGAIVRATDVRPEVADQIRSLGGEYVGVPDAEQQVSGTGYASEMSEDYHRRAAAMYAEQAADVDIVITTALIPGKPAPRLLTEQMVASMKSGSVIVDMAAAQGGNVAGSVPDEVVVTDNGVTIIGYTDLPARLPGQASQLYGTNLVNLLTLLTPGKDGQLVLDLDDVVQRSMTVVRAGEVLWPPPPVQVSATPAPAPAAAPAEPAPSTPRRAPSPPAPSAWSPWPRPRCSGSPGSPPAR